One Oryza sativa Japonica Group chromosome 8, ASM3414082v1 DNA window includes the following coding sequences:
- the LOC136351075 gene encoding uncharacterized protein, whose translation MREREAQLRRAVVAVVVGAARTPSAAQVHDELCSEFSLSPHSFSVRRFFPEDFLVTFQSDEIFDRVARRRSIPLGQFRLLVAPWSRQLHAREGSMLFRVRLHLEGIPGHAWDEATAAAVLGSSCRIISCDPVSSSASDMAVFKLYAWTSDPASIPKEKWLRIVEDGGPVVTPQGTCERYLDYVVLIHLTAMEDHISPPEPYLPFAPSSGDSGRPSSDDSDDGPPRRHFFHTSRGRRDGSPPPPQSGQGSTGGGGGGGHRAAPVAVMPAELCSGRLLRRAGALAPEKPVRAVAGAEAAMARRRRPRGRRRQQKVLKWKSKFLKLSPVRSCCRWQPRKGQDTSEPVSVAKAKESSALQSLSLGSVVGQEDREFVLPVSAASEADSAVSSRRDMVCQSPLPPDASWECCWRTDWRTDCPVPEAHDPMLEEASRRPRLGWPPLQLGWRPNKAVWCYRLSLGRLLSQLGLGLRCSHSPAR comes from the coding sequence ATGAGGGAGCGGGAGGCGCAGCTCcggcgggcggtggtggcggtggtggttggGGCGGCTCGTACGCCGTCCGCGGCCCAGGTGCACGACGAGCTATGCTCGGAGTTCTCTCTGTCTCCTCACAGCTTCTCGGTACGCCGTTTCTTCCCGGAGGATTTCCTCGTCACCTTCCAGTCCGACGAAATCTTCGACCGTgttgcgcgccgccgctccatcCCTCTCGGTCAGTTCCGTCTCTTGGTCGCGCCTTGGTCGAGGCAGCTGCATGCGAGGGAGGGGTCGATGCTTTTCCGGGTGCGGCTGCACCTGGAAGGGATCCCCGGTCACGCCTGGGAtgaggcgacggcggctgcggtgCTCGGTTCTTCCTGCCGTATCATCTCCTGTGATCCGGTCAGTTCCTCAGCCAGTGACATGGCGGTCTTCAAGCTCTACGCTTGGACCTCCGACCCTGCCTCCATCCCGAAGGAGAAATGGCTGCGCATTGTCGAGGATGGTGGCCCGGTTGTCACGCCGCAGGGCACCTGTGAGCGCTACCTCGACTACGTCGTTCTCATCCACCTCACCGCCATGGAGGATCACATCTCGCCGCCGGAGCCGTACCTCCCTTTCGCGCCGTCCAGCGGTGATTCTGGTCGCCCTAGCTCGGACGACTCGGACGACGGCCCTCCTCGACGGCACTTCTTCCACACCTCCAGAGGTCGACGAGATGGTTCCCCCCCTCCGCCGCAGTCCGGTCAGGGCTCGacaggcggcggtggaggcggtgggcACAGGGCCGCTCCGGTGGCGGTGATGCCGGCGGAGCTCTGTTCCGGCCGCCTTCTTCGGCGGGCTGGGGCGCTGGCGCCGGAGAAGCCTGTCCGGGctgtggccggcgcggaggcggccatggcgcggcggaggaggcctcGTGGTCGGCGACGTCAGCAAAAGGTGCTAAAGTGGAAAAGCAAGTTCTTAAAGCTTAGCCCTGTTCGCAGCTGTTGCAGGTGGCAGCCACGAAAAGGACAAGACACTTCTGAGCCGGTCTCGGTCGCAAAGGCAAAGGAGAGTTCTGCTCTGCAATCTCTGTCTCTTGGCTCTGTGGTGGGGCAGGAGGACAGGGAGTTTGTCTTGCCTGTGAGCGCGGCGTCTGAGGCTGATTCGGCAGTCTCTTCGAGGAGAGACATGGTCTGTCAGTCCCCACTACCCCCTGACGCCTCGTGGGAGTGCTGTTGGCGTACAGACTGGCGTACGGACTGCCCAGTTCCGGAGGCGCACGATCCGATGCTCGAGGAAGCTTCTCGACGACCCAGGTTGGGCTGGCCGCCTCTCCAGTTGGGTTGGAGGCCCAACAAGGCGGTTTGGTGCTATCGACTGTCGCTGGGCCGGCTGTTGAGTCAGCTGGGTCTCGGCCTGAGGTGCAGTCACAGCCCAGCCCGCTAG
- the LOC107281901 gene encoding uncharacterized protein, with the protein MEEAHHDASTFLQGSVSAHADPFLSVVLAAKPSMAMAAPGESALPPPDSVPDATLGVEAVSAPLVCPEQHLAASSTPLSQVFSPVSALPTASAVVVVAEIGGPFPDEVVPVDEMAASPPAPSTAVFAAAVEEASAPPPTLITFSRRAKKAIPPALLPPPAPQQPPQPAPLQTPRRSVRQALQATHGAPTFSRCQSVLAKKMGEKDTAVPAAPAPTVCTIQQYNELFEKELSQDQMLALADLFGICLPPPASAVVISPLKAA; encoded by the coding sequence ATGGAGGAGGCCCACCATGACGCTTCTACCTTCCTTCAAGGGTCTGTTTCAGCCCATGCAGACCCGTTCCTCTCGGTCGTTCTGGCAGCAAAGCCAAGCATGGCAATGGCAGCGCCGGGTGAGTCAGCGCTTCCGCCGCCTGACTCCGTGCCAGACGCGACACTTGGAGTGGAGGCTGTCTCTGCTCCTTTGGTGTGCCCAGAACAGCATTTGGCGGCGTCCTCGACGCCGTTATCACAAGTTTTCTCTCCGGTCTCGGCTTTGCCGACTGCCTCCGCGGTGGTCGTGGTAGCTGAGATCGGGGGGCCGTTTCCCGATGAGGTCGTTCCGGTAGATGAGATGGCCGCATCTCCGCCTGCTCCATCTACTGCCGTGTTCGCAGCGGCTGTGGAGGAGGCTtcagctccgccgccgacgcttaTCACCTTCTCCAGGAGAGCCAAGAAAGCAATCCCCCCGGCACTGCTTCCCCCACCAGCCCCTCAGCAGCCGCCGCAACCAGCGCCGCTGCAGACGCCGCGTCGCAGTGTGCGTCAAGCGCTTCAAGCGACACATGGCGCCCCAACTTTCTCCCGCTGCCAGTCAGTGTTAGCTAAGAAGATGGGGGAGAAGGATACTGCTGTCCCAGCTGCGCCTGCACCGACTGTGTGTACTATCCAGCAGTACAACGAGCTGTTCGAGAAGGAGCTGTCTCAGGATCAGATGTTGGCGCTGGCCGACCTCTTTGGCATTTGTCTACCGCCTCCTGCCAGCGCGGTGGTCATCTCGCCATTGAAGGCGGCCTGA